One genomic segment of Panicum virgatum strain AP13 chromosome 2N, P.virgatum_v5, whole genome shotgun sequence includes these proteins:
- the LOC120659432 gene encoding uncharacterized protein LOC120659432 — protein sequence MPLSRSSGLVFLLHCAVCPARAARLAKLIRRTHTARRLLLCYACSAPYGSTTRRLRSASPRGTVRVGRLDLRVVAYAHLFGKCRSRPCVQNCTPLGILGNARVLGNCSSSFSCIFVTMPRGQKQKTAPPFFSYGGTGHRLLGLSSCTKPCLLIR from the exons ATGCCGTTGTCTCGGTCCAGCGGATTGGTTTTCCTGCTTCATTGTGCGGTGTGCCCAGCAAGGGCTGCAAGGCTCGCCAAGCTCATTCGCCGTACGCACACGGCACGCCGTCTGCTGCTATGCTATGCGTGCTCGGCTCCCTACGGCTCTACCACCCGTCGACTCCGTTCAGCATCGCCGCGAGGAACAG TGCGGGTCGGGAGGCTGGATCTCCGTGTGGTGGCTTACGCGCATTTATTTGGGAAGTGCAGATCCAGGCCATG TGTCCAGAACTGCACGCCGCTGGGGATCTTGGGTAACGCCAGGGTGCTGGGAAATTGCAG CAGCTCTTTTTCATGCATATTTGTCACAATGCCGAGAGGACAGAAGCAAAAAACAGCGCCCCCCTTCTTCTCATACGGCG GCACAGGGCATCGCCTGCTAGGCTTGTCAAGCTGTACAAAACCATGTCTTCTAATCAGATGA
- the LOC120659433 gene encoding glucan endo-1,3-beta-glucosidase 8-like: MAGLAAALLVALCWAAAPGAAALGMNWGTQASHPLPPKAVVQVLRDNGIKKVKLFDTDFAAMSALAGSGIEVMAAIPNIMLADLAADAGKAKDWVKRNVKRYDFDGGVTIKYVAVGNEPFLASYNGSFIKVTFPALQNIQNALNDAGVGDRIKATVPLNAGVYNSPASNPVPSAGRFRTDISGLMTDIVKFLAKNNAPFTVNIYPFLSLYQNDNFPLDYAFFDGGATPVNDNGVLYTNVFDANFDTLVAALKAVGNGDMPIIVGEVGWPTDGDKHAKASYAGRFYAGLLKRLAANTGTPARLNQYIEVYLFGLVDEDAKSVAPGNFERHWGILRYDGQPKYPMDLAGQGRNTMLVPAKGIKYLPKTWCALNPNARDLGKLGANIDYACTFADCTPLGYGSTCNGMDTAGNASYAFNAYYQVQNQKDDACDFQGLALPTEKDPSTATCNFTIQIQAGAAAAEALRGRSAGAAAGVLLALLQLLALW, translated from the exons ATGGCGGGGCTCGCCGCGGCGCTGCTGGTGGCGCtgtgctgggcggcggcgccgggggcggcggcgctggggatgAACTGGGGCACGCAGGCGTCGCACCCGCTGCCGCCCAAGGCGGTGGTGCAGGTGCTCCGGGACAACGGCATCAAGAAGGTGAAGCTCTTCGACACCGACTTCGCCGCCATGAGCGCGCTCGCCGGCAGCGGCATCGAGGTCATGGCCGCCATCCCCAACATCATGctcgccgacctcgccgccgacgccggcaaGGCCAAGGACTGGGTCAAGCGCAACGTCAAGCGCTACGACTTCGACGGCGGCGTTACCATCAA GTACGTGGCTGTTGGCAATGAGCCGTTCTTGGCGTCATACAACGGCTCGTTCATCAAAGTCACCTTCCCGGCGCTTCAGAACATCCAGAACGCGCTCAacgacgccggcgtcggcgaCAGGATCAAAGCCACCGTCCCGCTAAACGCCGGCGTGTACAACTCCCCGGCCAGTAACCCGGTGCCGTCGGCGGGCCGGTTCCGCACCGACATCTCGGGCCTCATGACGGACATCGTCAAGTTCCTGGCCAAGAACAACGCGCCCTTCACCGTCAACATCTACCCGTTCCTCAGCCTGTACCAAAACGACAACTTCCCGCTCGACTACGCCTtcttcgacggcggcgcgacgcCGGTGAACGACAACGGCGTGCTGTACACCAACGTGTTCGACGCCAACTTCGACACGCTGGTGGCGGCGCTCAAGGCCGTCGGGAACGGCGACATGCCCATCATCGTCGGCGAGGTCGGCTGGCCCACCGACGGCGACAAGCACGCCAAGGCGTCCTACGCGGGGCGCTTCTACGCCGGGCTGCTCAAGCGGCTGGCCGCGAACACGGGCACGCCGGCGCGGCTGAACCAGTACATCGAGGTCTACCTGTTCGGGCTCGTCGACGAGGACGCGAAGAGCGTGGCGCCGGGCAACTTCGAGCGGCACTGGGGCATCCTCCGGTACGACGGGCAGCCCAAGTACCCGATGGACCTCGCCGGGCAGGGCCGGAACACGATGCTGGTGCCGGCGAAGGGGATCAAGTACCTGCCCAAGACATGGTGCGCGCTGAACCCCAACGCCAGGGACCTCGGCAAGCTCGGCGCCAACATCGACTACGCGTGCACGTTCGCCGACTGCACGCCGCTGGGCTACGGCTCGACGTGCAACGGCATGGACACCGCCGGCAACGCCTCGTACGCGTTCAACGCCTACTACCAGGTGCAGAACCAGAAGGACGACGCCTGCGACTTCCAGGGCCTCGCGCTGCCCACCGAGAAGGACCCGTCCACGGCGACCTGCAACTTCACCATACAGATCCAGGCCGGGGCAGCAGCCGCGGAGGCGCTGCGCGGCCggagcgccggcgcggcggccggggtgctCTTGGCGTTGCTGCAGCTCCTGGCGCTGTGGTAG